The genome window AAGTTAGTCCTAATTCATTTAATTTTTCCTGAGTATGTATTGTTCTATCACTGCGATAATTAATGGGTGTTGCTAATAATTCCCCATTTTTATCAATATAACCATAATCTACACCCCAAGTGTCAATTCCTAGAGAATCTATTCGTATATTATGATCTATAATTTTTTTTAACCCTTTGAGTAATTCACTCCACATATATAAAATATTTGTATAATAAGAGCCCCTGATTAAAACAGGCTCTAAGGAAAAACGATGGATTTCTTTTATAGAAAGAGTCTTACCATTAAAAATACCTAAAAATATTTTTCCACCAGAAGATCCGAAATCACAAGATACACTGTATGTATTGTTATTCATAAATTATCCTTTTATTTTCTTTTTATTTTTTTATTTATTATATATTGAATATTTTATTAAATCAACTGTTTATTACTATTATTTATTTATACTGTGTAAATAATTTTTGTATGAAAATATAATATTAAATAGAGTAGATATATATGTATGTATTGTTATATAATAATATATATGAAGAAATATATATAATAAAAAAGAGATTGTAAAAGAAATAGTTTTATAATATAATAAGTTAGAATAGAAAATAAAAAGAAAATAAAAAGAAAATAAAGTTTTGGAGAAAAATATGTATCGACAAAGTAGTAAATTACCAAAAATTGGAATTCGTCCTACTATTGATGGACGAAGAGAGGGGGTTCGAGAATCTCTAGAAAAAATTACAATGAAAATGGCGAAAAATATTGCCAAAATAATAGAAGCTGAATTAAAGCATGCTAGTGGAGAAAAAGTAGAGTGTATTATCGCTGATACTCCTATAGGTGGTGTTAGAGAAGCTGCTCAAACTCAACAAAAATTTGAAGAACAGGGAGTAGGGGTTACCCTTACTGTCACTCCATGTTGGTGTTACGGATCTTCGACTATAGACATGACTCCAGGGATTCCTAAAGCTATTTGGGGATTTAATGGAACAGATCGCCCTGGAGCTGTTTATTTAGCAGCAGCTGGTGCTGCTCATGATCAAATGGGATTACCTGTTTTTACAATTTATGGAAAAGATGTGCAAGATCTTGGTGATGAGTTAGTTCCTGAAGATGTCAAAGAAAAAATTCTTCGATTTATCAAAACCGGGATTGCAGTAGCAACTATGAAAAATCAATCATATCTTAGTTTAGGATACGTATCTATGGGAATAATAGGTTCTATGGTTGATGCTCATTTCTTATCAGATTTTCTTGGTATGAGAACAGAATTTGTAGATATGTCAGAACTTACTCGTCGTTTAGAAAAAAATATTTTTGATCCAAAAGAATATAAAAAAGCTTTAGCTTGGACCAAAAATAATTGTAAAGAAGGTGGAGATATTAACGAGAAAAATGGTAAAAATGTTACTAGAGCTGAAAAAGATAAAGAATGGAAAACAATTGTTAAAATGACTATTATAATGAAAGATCTTATGAGTGGAAATCCAAAACTTGCTGAAATGGGTTTTATAGAAGAATCTAATGGTCATAATGCTATTGCTGGAGGATTTCAAGGACAAAGACAATGGACAGATTTTATGGAAAATGGAGATTTTTCTGAAGCGATATTAACATCATCTTTTGATTGGAATGGAATTCGACAACCTTTTGCTTTTGCAACAGAAAATGATGCCTTGAATGGTATTTCGATGTTATTCGGACAACTACTTACAGGTACAGCTCAGTTGTTTGCAGATGTAAGAACTTATTGGAGTTCAGAATCTGTTGAAAGAGTTTCAGGTAAGCCTCTAACAGGTTTAGCCAAAGATGGAATAATTCATTTAATTAATTCTGGAGCCGCTTCTTTGGATTGGACAGGAGAGCAAAAAGATCATAAGAACAATCCAACTATTAAACCATTCTGGGAAATTTCAGAACAAGAAATGAAAGAATGTTTAAATGCTACTAAATGGCACGCAGCTAATAGAGAATATTTTAGAGGAGGGGGCTTTTCTTCTAACTTTTTAACAAAAGGTGACATACCTATGACTATGTATCGTTTGAATCTTGTACATGGAGTTGGTCCTATTTTACAAATTGCAGAAGGTTATGGAGTAAATATTGATTCAGAAATTCATAATACTTTGAATGAACGTACTGATCCGTCTTGGCCAACAACATGGTTTGCTCCTCGTTTAACAGGTAAAGGATCTTTTACAGATGTATATTCAGTAATGAATTCTTGGGGATCTAACCATTGTGCAGCTTCTTTTGGACATATTGGACAAGATCTAATCACATTAGCTTCTATGTTAAGAATACCTATTAATATGCATAATGTAAATGAAGTAGATATATTTAGACCTAAAGCATGGGGTTCTTTTGGAACTTTAGATAAAGAAGGTGCTGATTTTAGAGCATGTAAAAATTTTGGTCCTATTTATGGAAAAATCACAAGATAAGAATAGATATATGTTAAAAAAGAATCATCTGGAATTATTAAAACATTTTATTCATTATCCCTTTTAGATCTTTTTATTTGTAATACAATTATTTAAAATAGAATTTGATGTGGATTTTGGAAAAAAATTGGATTGGAATGATTATTAATAAATCATATAATAACTAATCAAAATAGGACTTATACTATGTTTATATCAGAAAGACAAAAGAAAATTATTAGCTTAGTACGAAAAAAGAAACTTGTGAAAATCAAAGAACTTTGTCAAGTTTTAGAAGTTACAGAACCTACAATGAGAAATGAGCTACAACAATTGGATCAAATGAAAAAATTAATTCAGATTCGAGGTGGAGCTACTATTTTATCTGATAACAAAATTGATTTACCATTAGTAATTCGTTCTCAAACTATGAGTAAAGAAAAAAAATATATTGCTAAACAAGTTATTAAAGATATTTCTGATGATTCTATTTTATTTTTAGATACATCAACTACAGTTCTTGGTATCGCTGAAGAGATGAAAAATTATCCTAAAAAAAAACTAACAGTTATAACGACTAGTTTTGATATAATACAAATATTATTACCTTGTTCTCACATTTCTATGATTTTTTGCGGTGGTAGCGTGGATAGTACTGAAAAATCCTGTGTCGGAGAACATACGATAAAAGCATTATCCCAATATCATGCAGACATTGTATTAATAGGATGTCATGCTATATCAAAAACTAAAGGTTTTCTTAATGGAAGTTTAGCTTTATCTGATATTAAAAAATTGATGATAAACAATGCTACAACAACATGGATCTGTGCTGATCATTCTAAATTTGGAAGAAGTGGATTAGTTACATTTTTAGAATTTGATAAAAAAACTCATTTATATACAGATTCTATTACTCAAGAATGGGAAGATTTTTTTATTAATAGTAAAGTTAATGTTCATTATTAATAAAATATAAAAATAAGAGAATTATAATCAAAAATTTTAATAGTTTTAGAGATGACAAATCTAATAAATAGAGGGTACCTATATGTATAGTAATTGGAAAAATTCCTATGGTGATCCACAATGGTTTATCGATGCAAGGTTTGGAATGTTTATTCATTTTGGATTATATTCTGTTGCAGCACGTCACGAATGGGTAATGACTTTAGAAGAAATAAAAGGAGAGGATTATCGTAAGTATTACGAAAATTTCAATCCTGATCTATTAGATGCAAAAAATTGGGCGAAATTAGCAAAAGAAAGTGGATTTAAATACGTTGTTTTTACAACTAAACATCACGATGGGTTCGTATTGTGGAATACAAAAACTACTGAATATAAAGTAACTAATACTCCTTATAAAAAAGATATTTTAAAAGAAGTTGTAGATGCATTTAGAGCTGAAGGGATAAAAATCGGATTTTATTACTCTCTACTTGATTGGAATCATAAAGATTTTATCATAGATGGATATCATCCAGATAGAAGTAGAGTAGATCAAAAAATTGAAAGTAAAAAAGATATGAAAAATTATCAAAAATATATGCGAGATCAGTTAACTGAGTTATTAACAGACTATGGAAAAGTTGATTATTTATGGTTTGATTTTTCTTATCAAAGTAAAATTTGGGGAGATCTTGTTGGTAAAGGGAAAGATGATTGGGATTCTGAAAAATTAGAAAAAACAGTCTTTGATTTACAACCAGAAATTATTCTAAATGATAGATTAGATTTAAAAAGAGGGGTGTCAACTCATGAACAATACCAAAGATCTAAAGACAACAATAACGAAAAATTTGTATGGGAAGGTTGTCAAACATTAAATGGAAGTTGGGGATATCATAGAGATAACGATAATTTTAAATCTTCTGAAACAATCGTAAAATTGTTAGTAGATACAGTTTCAAAAGATGGGAATTTACTATTGAACATTGGACCTAACGGAAGAGGAGAAATTGATAAAAAATCAATAGAAATCTTAACTGATGTTGGTGAGTGGATGAGGTTAAATTCTAATTCTATTTATAATAATTGTGGACCAAATGATATAATAGCTCCTCCAGATTGTCGTTATACTATAAATGGAAATAAATTATATCTTCATATTTTCTCATGGCCTTATAGAACAATAACTCTAAAAAACATATCTAAAAAGGTTAAATTTGCTCAATTCTTACATGATCATTCAGATCTAAAAGTTATAGAGGCGATAGTTCTTAATACAGCAAGAAAAGATGAAATAGATCTAAATAATGAGATAAAAGCATTACATATCAAAGAAAAATTAGATGAAAAAACCATTATTATTGAAATTCCAGTGAAAGCTCCAAATATATTGGTTCCTGTTATTGAAATAACGTTTGAATAGGAATAGGCATGGCAAAAATTAATTATATAGCAACTTCTCACGGAATGTATGCAGAAAGTACCGTAAGTACCTTACAAATGCTTACAGGAGACACTATTCCTTTTGTTTCTTTCTTAAATAGTATGTCTAAAGAAGATTTAAAAAGAAAATATTTAGAAATATTTAATCAATCAGAGGAAAAAGAGTTTGTTTTTTTTGTAGATATTTCTGGAGGTACTCCATTTAATGTATTGTTGGAATTAAAATATGAAAGAAAAGACTTAGATATTAAATTAGTAACAGGCCTTTCTTTATTAATGTTAATAGAAATTTTAGAGAATGAATTGTCAGAAGAATCTATACAAAATATATTTAATATGACAAAAATCATAACAGAATTAACTATAGATTCTTATGAAGGTGAGGAAGAGGAGTGATTTATGCGTAAAGAAATTAAACACATTAGGATAGATGGTCGATTAATTCATGGTCAAGTTGTTACAAAATGGATATTTGTAACAAACATAAATAGAATTATTATCGTAGATAATGATGTTTTAGATAATGTAGTAGAGAAAAATGCATTGAAAATATCAACACCATCACATGTTAAATTAAGTATTTTAGGAGTAGAAACAGTTGTTAAAAATATCAATAATGGAAAATATGAAGGACAGAATGTAATGATTCTAGTGAAAGTTCCAAAATACTTAAGAATGTTAGCTGAAGCAGGTCTTGATATGACTAAAATTAATGTAGGAAATATTTCTCAAAAGAATGATAGTGTTCAAGTCAAAGCATCAGTGTTTTTATCGATAGAAGATGTAGAAGATATAAAATATTTGATATCAAGAGGTGTTAGCGTTACAACTCAGATGGTTCCATCAGACCAAGAGGAAGATATGCAAGTACTTTTAGATAAATTATAAAATAGGAGATACTAAAATGAATATAACATGGATTCAAATAATCTCACTTTCTTTACTTGCCTTTTTTTCAATATATGATGAATTAGCTGCACAGTTTGTAGGAACAAGACCGGTAGTAGTAGGAGCTATAGCTGGACTAATTATGGGAGACTTAGAAACAGGACTTATGATTGGAGGCACATTACATCTATTAGTATTAGGTGTAGGTGCACTGGGAGGAACATCTATACCAGATTATACAACAGGAGCAATCATTGGAACCGCTTTTGCTGTGGCAACAGGAACTGGAAACGAAATAGCAATTGGACTTGCAGTACCTGTTGGATTGTTGATGATTCAATTAGATATTTTAGCTAGATTCACAAATGTATTTTTTCAAAAAAGAATTGATGCTGCAATTGAGAGATTAGATATCAAATCTATAGAAAGAAATGTTATAATGGGAATATTCCCTTGGGGACTTTCAAGAGCTATTCCTGTATTTTTGATGTTAAGCTTTGGTTCTCAATTTATTGAAGGGGTATTAGCTAATATTCCTGAAGTTATAATGGGTGGCTTAAAATTAGCGGGTAGCGTTTTACCAGCTGTAGGACTTGCTGTTTTAACAAGATTTTTACCAGTGAAAAAATTCATTCCTGCATTAATAATAGGATTTGTACTTACAGCATATCTTGAAATTTCTGTATTAGGGGTTGCTTTAGTAGGATTATCATTGGCTATGGCCTATTATCAATTTGCAACATCTTCTACAGATACAATTATTGTAAATCAAGAAACTATATCAGGGGAGGGAGAATATGAAGACTAATAAAATAATAACTAAACAAGATTTAACTAAAGTAAATGTGAGATGGCTTTTTGGATCTCAAATTTGTTGGAATTATGAAAAAATGCAAGCTCAGGGATATTTATTTTCTATGATACCTATATTAACTAAACTTTATAAAGGTGAAAACTTAAAAGAAATGTTGAGATATCATAATCAGTTTTATAATACTAGTCCTCATTTAGGTGGATTGATTCTAGGTGCAGATATTGCTATGGAAGAAAAAGAAGGCTATCAAGCTAAAGAAGCTGTTGCAGCTATCAAAGCTGGTTTGATGGGATCTTTTGGAGGGATAGGTGATAGCTTATTTATCCTAGTAACTACTATTTTGGGTTCTATAGCGGCTTATATGGGTATTAATGGAAACCCTTTTGGCATAATTCTTTGGACAGTTGTTAACTTAGGAATTATTGGACTTAGATGGGGATTTATATATATGGCTTATGAAAAAGGTACAACTTTATTTTCAGGTATGTCTAAAAAATTAGATGCATTGACAGATGCTGCTACTATTTTAGGGGTTACTGTTATAGGTGCACTTGTTCCGACAGTTGTAAGAACAAAACTTTTATATGTATATAAAGAACAGGATGTTGAAATAGTATTACAAAGTATATTGGATCAAATAATGCCTAGTATAGTGCCTGTAGCTATTGTTGCAACAATATATGTACTTTTAGGAAAAAAGGGAATTACTTCTACAAAGATAATTATTGGAGTAATTGTATTATCAATCGTAGCATTTAAATTTAATATTTTAGGATAGATATTGATTTCTGTTAAAATAAATAAATTTAGTGGGAATTATCCGAAAACATATAAAGTTAGAAGATATTAAATCTTTAAAATAAGTATTCTTTAATATACTAAGATAGTTATAAAAAATAATTCTCCCCTTTCTTAGAAATTTTTTAAGAGAGGGGATATTTATAAAGAGAATCAGTCTCGTGAAATTGGCATATAGATCTTGTGTTTCTTATTCAGAACATGGGATTTTTTTGTATTATATATTAAAACCCTACATCCGTATCTTTAGAGAAACCATGTTTTTTAATAATAATATGGAGATGTATATAAGTAAAAGTATTGCTTTTTAATAAAAATTATGCTATAATTTCTAACTTAATAGGCTATTTAGTCCCAGTGAAACCCCTCTTATAATACATGGGATTTCAATGTTATAGGTCTGAATATACGTATTCCCTTTTTCCGAAAAAAAAGCCAATGTTATATTACTAACATTGGCTTTTTTATTTTATATAATTTTAAGATAAGTTTAGTTTTATTTCTTTAAAATTTTATATAAAAATAATATACATTTTAACAATTTTAAATCATCTATATAAAATAAAAATTCTAAATAATAGAAGGTATAAAATGACTACAGATAATCAAGAGATTATAAGAGTATCAAGTATTTATATGGCTTTAAATATTGGATCTGGATTTGCATCAGGACAAGAAATTATTCAATTTTTTTCAGGATTTGGTTGGATTGGATATTTAATAGGATTTATTGTATTAGGATTTATGATTTATGGTGGTAATTCTATGATTGATGCAGGTTGGATTTGTAAAGAAGATCATGAGATTTCCGTGTATGAATATTTTGGTGGTAAATTTATTGGACAAATATATAATATTATTATTCCTTTTTTATTATATGGATCTTATATTATTATGGTAGCAGGAGCAGGATCTGTTTTGGAGCAATTTTTTAATATTTCTAATATTATTGGGCGTATAATAGTAGTTACAGCTTCTGTATGCACACTTTTTTTAAATTTTCAATATATTTCTAAGTTTATTGGATATATTGGTAAAGGTGTTGCTTTTGTGATTTTTATAATATCTTTTATTGTAATTATTAAAGGTTTTTTTAATAATGTTTATATCTCTAATTTGATTCAAAATTATCCT of Spirochaetota bacterium contains these proteins:
- a CDS encoding L-fucose isomerase, with product MYRQSSKLPKIGIRPTIDGRREGVRESLEKITMKMAKNIAKIIEAELKHASGEKVECIIADTPIGGVREAAQTQQKFEEQGVGVTLTVTPCWCYGSSTIDMTPGIPKAIWGFNGTDRPGAVYLAAAGAAHDQMGLPVFTIYGKDVQDLGDELVPEDVKEKILRFIKTGIAVATMKNQSYLSLGYVSMGIIGSMVDAHFLSDFLGMRTEFVDMSELTRRLEKNIFDPKEYKKALAWTKNNCKEGGDINEKNGKNVTRAEKDKEWKTIVKMTIIMKDLMSGNPKLAEMGFIEESNGHNAIAGGFQGQRQWTDFMENGDFSEAILTSSFDWNGIRQPFAFATENDALNGISMLFGQLLTGTAQLFADVRTYWSSESVERVSGKPLTGLAKDGIIHLINSGAASLDWTGEQKDHKNNPTIKPFWEISEQEMKECLNATKWHAANREYFRGGGFSSNFLTKGDIPMTMYRLNLVHGVGPILQIAEGYGVNIDSEIHNTLNERTDPSWPTTWFAPRLTGKGSFTDVYSVMNSWGSNHCAASFGHIGQDLITLASMLRIPINMHNVNEVDIFRPKAWGSFGTLDKEGADFRACKNFGPIYGKITR
- a CDS encoding DeoR/GlpR transcriptional regulator translates to MFISERQKKIISLVRKKKLVKIKELCQVLEVTEPTMRNELQQLDQMKKLIQIRGGATILSDNKIDLPLVIRSQTMSKEKKYIAKQVIKDISDDSILFLDTSTTVLGIAEEMKNYPKKKLTVITTSFDIIQILLPCSHISMIFCGGSVDSTEKSCVGEHTIKALSQYHADIVLIGCHAISKTKGFLNGSLALSDIKKLMINNATTTWICADHSKFGRSGLVTFLEFDKKTHLYTDSITQEWEDFFINSKVNVHY
- a CDS encoding alpha-L-fucosidase; the protein is MYSNWKNSYGDPQWFIDARFGMFIHFGLYSVAARHEWVMTLEEIKGEDYRKYYENFNPDLLDAKNWAKLAKESGFKYVVFTTKHHDGFVLWNTKTTEYKVTNTPYKKDILKEVVDAFRAEGIKIGFYYSLLDWNHKDFIIDGYHPDRSRVDQKIESKKDMKNYQKYMRDQLTELLTDYGKVDYLWFDFSYQSKIWGDLVGKGKDDWDSEKLEKTVFDLQPEIILNDRLDLKRGVSTHEQYQRSKDNNNEKFVWEGCQTLNGSWGYHRDNDNFKSSETIVKLLVDTVSKDGNLLLNIGPNGRGEIDKKSIEILTDVGEWMRLNSNSIYNNCGPNDIIAPPDCRYTINGNKLYLHIFSWPYRTITLKNISKKVKFAQFLHDHSDLKVIEAIVLNTARKDEIDLNNEIKALHIKEKLDEKTIIIEIPVKAPNILVPVIEITFE
- a CDS encoding PTS sugar transporter subunit IIB; protein product: MRKEIKHIRIDGRLIHGQVVTKWIFVTNINRIIIVDNDVLDNVVEKNALKISTPSHVKLSILGVETVVKNINNGKYEGQNVMILVKVPKYLRMLAEAGLDMTKINVGNISQKNDSVQVKASVFLSIEDVEDIKYLISRGVSVTTQMVPSDQEEDMQVLLDKL
- a CDS encoding PTS sugar transporter subunit IIC; the encoded protein is MNITWIQIISLSLLAFFSIYDELAAQFVGTRPVVVGAIAGLIMGDLETGLMIGGTLHLLVLGVGALGGTSIPDYTTGAIIGTAFAVATGTGNEIAIGLAVPVGLLMIQLDILARFTNVFFQKRIDAAIERLDIKSIERNVIMGIFPWGLSRAIPVFLMLSFGSQFIEGVLANIPEVIMGGLKLAGSVLPAVGLAVLTRFLPVKKFIPALIIGFVLTAYLEISVLGVALVGLSLAMAYYQFATSSTDTIIVNQETISGEGEYED
- a CDS encoding PTS system mannose/fructose/sorbose family transporter subunit IID, translated to MKTNKIITKQDLTKVNVRWLFGSQICWNYEKMQAQGYLFSMIPILTKLYKGENLKEMLRYHNQFYNTSPHLGGLILGADIAMEEKEGYQAKEAVAAIKAGLMGSFGGIGDSLFILVTTILGSIAAYMGINGNPFGIILWTVVNLGIIGLRWGFIYMAYEKGTTLFSGMSKKLDALTDAATILGVTVIGALVPTVVRTKLLYVYKEQDVEIVLQSILDQIMPSIVPVAIVATIYVLLGKKGITSTKIIIGVIVLSIVAFKFNILG